A single window of Candidatus Dadabacteria bacterium DNA harbors:
- a CDS encoding type II toxin-antitoxin system HicB family antitoxin — protein sequence MEQIKFDAVVWQEGDVFVSQCLDVDVASYGDTVEDALESLKEAVECHLSGVSDVDVILKNLPDLPFPPEN from the coding sequence ATGGAACAGATTAAGTTTGACGCAGTAGTCTGGCAGGAGGGAGATGTTTTTGTCTCCCAGTGTCTTGATGTTGATGTCGCCAGTTACGGAGACACCGTTGAAGATGCCCTTGAAAGTTTGAAAGAGGCGGTTGAGTGCCACCTTTCAGGCGTTTCTGATGTTGACGTGATACTCAAAAACCTCCCTGATTTGCCGTTTCCGCCTGAAAATTGA
- a CDS encoding type II toxin-antitoxin system HicB family antitoxin: MKFNVTIGRDEDGIWVVECPSIPGCVSQGKTRGEALENVKEAIALCLEVRAEKGLSPTVETEQVEVAI, translated from the coding sequence ATGAAATTCAATGTAACAATCGGACGGGATGAAGACGGAATATGGGTTGTTGAGTGTCCGTCAATACCCGGTTGCGTCAGTCAGGGGAAAACCAGAGGCGAGGCGCTTGAGAATGTCAAAGAAGCAATTGCGCTTTGCCTTGAAGTGCGTGCGGAAAAAGGACTTTCTCCTACCGTTGAAACGGAACAGGTAGAGGTCGCAATTTAA
- a CDS encoding type II toxin-antitoxin system HicA family toxin, which translates to MSVLPSLSGKDVVRIFESFGWSVVRKRGSHIIMTKEGEVATLSVPNHKEIAKGTLRSLIRSSRLTIEEFLRQQ; encoded by the coding sequence ATGTCCGTATTGCCGTCTTTGAGCGGCAAAGATGTGGTGCGGATTTTTGAAAGTTTTGGCTGGAGTGTGGTGCGCAAAAGAGGTAGCCACATCATAATGACAAAAGAAGGAGAAGTGGCCACGCTGTCCGTGCCCAATCACAAAGAGATAGCCAAAGGAACGCTGAGAAGCCTGATTCGCTCCTCACGGCTTACTATTGAGGAGTTTCTGCGGCAACAATAG
- a CDS encoding NADH-quinone oxidoreductase subunit J, with the protein MPAESVFFYIFSTLALVGAAAVVLIPNTALAAVFLVLTLVSSAVLFAILDSHFMAIVQVLVYAGAIVVLFLFTVVFLNVKKSGLDFGPSHAAKKLTFLVPIAAAAGYFGWKLAPFAAPPVTGSGLDGGAAGVARLLLTEYVLAFEVTSILIVAAIIGTVAISRGRGG; encoded by the coding sequence ATGCCCGCCGAGTCGGTTTTCTTCTACATATTCTCCACCCTCGCGCTTGTCGGGGCCGCCGCCGTTGTGCTGATTCCCAACACGGCGCTGGCCGCCGTTTTCCTTGTGCTTACGCTCGTTTCCTCGGCGGTTCTTTTCGCCATTCTTGACTCCCATTTTATGGCCATAGTGCAGGTTCTGGTTTACGCCGGGGCCATAGTGGTCTTGTTCCTGTTCACCGTTGTCTTTCTGAATGTAAAGAAAAGCGGGCTGGACTTCGGCCCCTCCCATGCGGCGAAAAAACTTACCTTTCTTGTTCCCATCGCGGCGGCGGCGGGATACTTCGGATGGAAACTCGCCCCGTTTGCGGCTCCGCCCGTGACCGGAAGCGGCCTTGACGGCGGGGCGGCGGGAGTGGCGCGGCTGCTTCTTACCGAATACGTGCTCGCGTTTGAGGTAACTTCAATCCTTATAGTCGCCGCCATAATCGGCACGGTCGCCATATCAAGAGGGCGCGGCGGTTGA
- the nuoK gene encoding NADH-quinone oxidoreductase subunit NuoK: MSPEGYIGLGFALFAIGAYGVFTRKNILVVLMSVEIMLNAANLCLITFSRILEDGAGGILVLVSITVAAAEVALGLAFVVVINSALKSLNIDLVRSLRG; the protein is encoded by the coding sequence TTGAGCCCGGAAGGATACATAGGGCTCGGCTTCGCGCTGTTTGCGATAGGGGCTTACGGCGTTTTCACGAGAAAAAACATCCTTGTCGTGCTGATGTCCGTTGAAATTATGCTTAACGCCGCAAACCTCTGCCTCATAACCTTCTCCCGGATTCTTGAAGACGGCGCGGGCGGCATTCTTGTTCTGGTTTCAATAACCGTTGCGGCGGCGGAAGTCGCGCTCGGCCTCGCCTTTGTGGTCGTCATCAACTCGGCGCTTAAAAGCCTCAACATAGACCTTGTAAGGAGTCTTCGCGGTTAA
- the nuoL gene encoding NADH-quinone oxidoreductase subunit L has product MLYALLLAPLTGALINGLLISTGLLRRAARTSPEFEERASAIIASLSVLAAAVCAAVAAHGVYRGEALTLTLFEWFSSGSLSIAFSFVLDRLSAVMALVITFVGFLIHVYSAGYMKGDRATPRYFALLGLFVFFMLTLVLGSGFVVMFAGWEGVGFVSYLLIGFWFNDEEKARAGRKAFIVNRVGDFGFLLGMFLIFTMFGSLEFSDVFAAAPGAREGVLTAACLLLFFGAAGKSAQFPLHVWLPDAMAGPTPVSALIHAATMVTAGIYMVARCSALFSAAPVAQYVVLTVAVFTALGAACAALSQTDIKKALAYSTVSQLGFMFMAAGAGAGAVAVFHLVTHAFFKALLFLGAGSVIHSLGGVQDMGRMGGLRRAMPVTAWTFLAGTLAISGVPFFAGFFSKDSILAAVYDGGFTIHWGAGVLAAMMTAFYMTRVYVRVFEGRPGADTAGAHESPPVMTVPLVCLALLSVFGGLLSVPHFLSGALPVGEEFLARFLEPVTGAAPYHQGGLSHYALAVVSTVVAFAGVASALVVYTRGRGIRERAERIPSVMGAKGFSRSGFRLDEFYNSVFVEPFKQFSRDFAAFDISVVDGAVNGAAWLAKRLAGVFSLFQTGLARAYVAAMAAFVVALVFVALKV; this is encoded by the coding sequence ATGCTTTACGCGCTCCTTCTCGCCCCGCTCACGGGCGCGCTGATAAACGGGCTGCTGATCTCAACCGGCCTGCTTCGCCGCGCCGCCCGCACATCGCCCGAATTTGAAGAGAGGGCGTCCGCAATTATCGCTTCGCTCTCCGTTCTTGCCGCCGCAGTTTGCGCCGCGGTTGCCGCGCACGGCGTTTACCGGGGCGAGGCTCTTACGCTCACTCTGTTTGAGTGGTTTTCCTCCGGCTCTCTTTCAATCGCCTTCAGTTTCGTTCTTGACCGCCTTTCCGCCGTGATGGCGCTTGTCATCACGTTTGTGGGATTTCTCATTCACGTGTATTCCGCCGGATATATGAAGGGCGACCGCGCAACCCCGCGCTACTTTGCGCTCCTCGGCCTGTTTGTGTTTTTCATGCTGACGCTCGTGCTGGGTTCGGGGTTTGTCGTTATGTTCGCCGGGTGGGAGGGTGTCGGTTTTGTGTCATACCTGCTCATCGGGTTCTGGTTTAACGATGAGGAAAAGGCGCGCGCGGGAAGAAAGGCGTTCATCGTCAACAGGGTGGGGGATTTCGGTTTTCTTCTGGGGATGTTTCTCATATTCACAATGTTCGGCTCGCTTGAGTTTTCCGATGTGTTTGCGGCGGCTCCGGGCGCGAGGGAGGGAGTTTTGACCGCCGCCTGCCTGCTTCTGTTTTTCGGAGCGGCGGGCAAGTCCGCCCAGTTTCCCCTTCATGTGTGGCTTCCCGACGCCATGGCGGGCCCCACGCCGGTCAGCGCCCTGATACACGCGGCCACAATGGTAACGGCGGGCATATATATGGTGGCGCGCTGCTCGGCTCTTTTTTCCGCCGCGCCGGTTGCTCAATATGTTGTGCTTACGGTTGCGGTTTTCACCGCTCTCGGCGCGGCGTGCGCGGCGCTTTCTCAGACCGACATCAAAAAGGCGCTCGCCTACTCAACCGTCAGCCAGTTGGGATTTATGTTCATGGCGGCGGGGGCGGGGGCGGGAGCGGTTGCGGTGTTCCATCTGGTAACGCACGCCTTTTTCAAGGCGCTTTTGTTTCTCGGCGCGGGAAGCGTCATTCACTCCCTCGGCGGTGTTCAGGATATGGGGCGCATGGGCGGCCTCCGGCGGGCGATGCCCGTAACCGCGTGGACTTTTCTCGCGGGGACGCTCGCAATTTCGGGAGTTCCCTTCTTTGCCGGATTTTTCAGCAAAGACTCCATCCTCGCGGCGGTCTATGACGGCGGGTTCACTATTCACTGGGGCGCGGGCGTTCTCGCCGCCATGATGACGGCGTTTTACATGACGCGCGTGTATGTGCGGGTGTTTGAGGGCAGGCCGGGCGCGGATACCGCAGGGGCGCACGAGTCTCCGCCCGTGATGACCGTCCCGCTTGTGTGCCTCGCGCTGCTTTCGGTTTTCGGCGGCTTGCTTTCCGTTCCTCATTTTCTCTCCGGCGCGCTTCCGGTCGGAGAGGAGTTTCTCGCCCGTTTCCTTGAGCCGGTAACGGGGGCCGCCCCATACCATCAGGGCGGGCTGAGTCACTACGCGCTCGCGGTGGTTTCCACGGTCGTTGCGTTTGCGGGTGTCGCCTCCGCGCTTGTTGTTTACACGCGGGGGCGGGGCATTCGCGAAAGGGCGGAAAGAATTCCCTCCGTTATGGGGGCGAAGGGTTTTTCGCGCTCCGGTTTCCGGCTGGATGAGTTTTACAATTCGGTTTTTGTTGAGCCGTTCAAGCAATTTTCAAGGGATTTCGCCGCGTTTGACATATCCGTGGTTGACGGCGCGGTAAACGGCGCGGCGTGGCTGGCAAAGCGGCTCGCGGGTGTTTTCAGCCTGTTTCAGACCGGCCTTGCGAGGGCGT